One Nicotiana sylvestris chromosome 12, ASM39365v2, whole genome shotgun sequence genomic window carries:
- the LOC104224980 gene encoding arabinogalactan O-methyltransferase 2, whose translation MQKQSHSHFKPEKSWCLVIALVGLIGGALFISMFFKTSENSILCNNQAPNMGKFLDNGKRSNPQQLQLDAILHYATSRVIPQQTIDEIRVSFDVLKNKTPCNFLVFGLGHDSLMWASFNSGGNTLFLEEDPKWVETILKDAPFLHADTVKYRTMLSEADELVEHYHKEPDCSAKKSFLRGNHRCKLALDMLSDEVYNKEWDVIMIDAPRGYFAEAPGRMAAIYSAAVMARNRKGNGVTHVYLHDVDRKVEKIYAELFLCRKNLVKGVGRIWHFEIPPASNAANNFC comes from the coding sequence ATGCAAAAACAGAGTCATAGCCATTTCAAGCCAGAGAAATCATGGTGCCTCGTTATAGCATTAGTAGGTTTAATAGGAGGTGCACTTTTCATTTCCATGTTTTTCAAAACGTCAGAAAATTCCATCCTCTGCAATAATCAAGCTCCAAACATGGGGAAATTTCTCGATAATGGCAAGAGATCGAATCCGCAGCAACTCCAGCTCGATGCCATTTTACACTATGCGACATCGCGAGTGATACCTCAACAAACAATCGATGAAATCAGGGTATCTTTTGATGTTCTGAAAAACAAAACTCCATGTAATTTCCTTGTATTTGGTCTAGGCCATGATTCTCTAATGTGGGCATCGTTTAATTCCGGTGGCAATACATTGTTCCTAGAGGAAGATCCAAAATGGGTGGAAACCATACTAAAAGATGCCCCGTTCCTTCACGCTGACACCGTGAAATATCGGACAATGTTATCGGAGGCAGATGAGCTAGTAGAACATTACCATAAGGAACCAGATTGTTCAGCGAAAAAATCATTCTTACGTGGCAATCATCGCTGTAAATTAGCGTTAGACATGTTATCAGATGAAGTATATAATAAGGAATGGGATGTGATTATGATAGATGCTCCAAGAGGGTATTTTGCAGAAGCACCAGGAAGAATGGCAGCTATTTATTCGGCAGCTGTTATGGcgagaaacaggaaaggaaatggTGTCACACATGTCTACTTACATGATGTGGATCGTAAGGTTGAGAAGATTTATGCTGAGCttttcttgtgtaggaaaaatttGGTCAAAGGTGTAGGAAGGATTTGGCATTTTGAGATTCCTCCGGCTTCTAATGCGGCCAATAATTTTTGCTAG